The Euphorbia lathyris chromosome 2, ddEupLath1.1, whole genome shotgun sequence genome includes a window with the following:
- the LOC136218444 gene encoding pentatricopeptide repeat-containing protein At2g02980, chloroplastic isoform X2, with amino-acid sequence MNMMASNHSYEHLHPLSLLPISTSLNQVKQIQAFTIKSQFHNDAHILPKLIDSCTQNPSPSSMDYAQQLFDQIPQPDIVRFNTMARGYSRSNTPLKAISLFITAISHGLLPDHYSFPSLLKACAIAQALHEARRVFSNILDPCVVSYNAIITCYSRSSRPNEALSLFREMQRKKLEPTHVTMLTVLSSCALLGALHLGKWIHQYVKKKGFDKFVKVNTALIDMYAKCGSLDDAISVFQRMSVKDTQAWSAMIVAFAIHGQAQKAISMFQEMGKARIQPDEITFLGLLYACSHSGLVEEGCHYLYSMNADYGIIPRIKHYGCMVDLLGRAGRLDEAYKLIDELPIKPTPILWRTLLSACSSHGNIELAKQVMERILELDDSHGGDYVILSNLCARAGRWEDVDSVRKLMIDSRVVKIPGCSSIEVNNEVHEFFSGDVSTALHRAVDELMKELKMVGYVADMSLVFHADMNDEEKEISLRYHSEKLAIAYGLLNTSPGTTIRVVKNLRVCGDCHSAAKLISCIFDRQIILRDVQRFHHFKDGRCSCGDYW; translated from the exons ATGAATATGATGGCATCAAACCATTCATATGAGCATCTTCATCCTCTTTCTCTTCTACCCATATCCACTTCTCTCAACCAAGTGAAGCAAATTCAGGCCTTCACCATCAAATCCCAGTTTCATAATGACGCCCACATTCTACCTAAGCTCATCGATTCCTGCACTCAAAACCCCTCTCCCTCTTCCATGGATTACGCCCAGCAGCTGTTCGACCAAATTCCCCAACCAGACATCGTCCGTTTCAATACCATGGCCCGTGGCTATTCCCGATCCAACACCCCTCTCAAAGCCATTTCCCTCTTTATTACAGCTATATCTCACGGCCTTTTACCTGATCACTACTCTTTCCCTTCTCTACTTAAAGCTTGTGCTATTGCTCAAGCCTTACACGAAG CTCGAAGAGTGTTTTCTAATATATTGGATCCTTGTGTTGTTTCCTATAATGCTATCATAACTTGTTACTCTCGAAGTAGCAGGCCCAATGAGGCATTATCATTGTTTCGTGAAATGCAAAGGAAAAAACTTGAGCCTACTCATGTTACTATGCTTACTGTTTTATCGTCTTGTGCTCTGCTCGGAGCATTACACCTAGGGAAGTGGATACATCAATATGTTAAGAAGAAGGGTTTTGATAAATTTGTCAAGGTAAATACTGCACTTATTGATATGTATGCCAAGTGTGGGAGCTTGGATGATGCCATTTCAGTCTTTCAGAGAATGTCTGTCAAAGATACCCAGGCTTGGTCAGCTATGATTGTGGCTTTTGCAATTCATGGCCAGGCTCAAAAAGCTATATCCATGTTTCAAGAAATGGGAAAAGCAAGAATACAACCGgatgaaatcacatttttggGACTATTATATGCATGTAGTCACAGTGGGTTAGTAGAGGAAGGTTGCCACTACTTGTATAGTATGAATGCCGACTATGGAATTATTCCTAGGATCAAGCATTACGGGTGTATGGTGGATTTGCTAGGCCGAGCTGGTCGCTTGGATGAAGCTTATAAGTTGATAGATGAATTGCCAATCAAGCCTACACCCATACTCTGGAGAACTCTATTATCCGCTTGTAGTAGTCATGGCAATATAGAACTAGCAAAACAGGTGATGGAGCGAATCCTTGAACTAGATGATTCTCACGGTGGAGATTATGTGATATTATCGAACTTGTGTGCAAGAGCTGGAAGATGGGAAGATGTGGATTCTGTAAGAAAGTTGATGATTGATAGTAGAGTGGTGAAGATTCCTGGATGTAGCTCGATAGAGGTAAATAATGAAGTACATGAATTCTTCTCTGGGGATGTTTCAACAGCTTTGCATCGGGCAGTGGATGAGTTGATGAAAGAATTAAAAATGGTTGGTTATGTGGCTGATATGTCTCTAGTGTTTCATGCTGACATGAAtgatgaagagaaagaaattaGTCTTAGATACCACAGTGAGAAATTAGCCATAGCTTATGGGCTCCTTAACACAAGTCCTGGAACAACAATCCGTGTGGTGAAGAATCTCCGTGTTTGTGGGGATTGCCATTCTGCTGCAAAACTTATATCATGTATATTTGATAGGCAAATAATACTTAGAGATGTCCAAAGGTTTCATCATTTCAAAGATGGGAGATGTTCTTGTGGGGATTACTGGTAG
- the LOC136218444 gene encoding pentatricopeptide repeat-containing protein At2g02980, chloroplastic isoform X1, translating into MNMMASNHSYEHLHPLSLLPISTSLNQVKQIQAFTIKSQFHNDAHILPKLIDSCTQNPSPSSMDYAQQLFDQIPQPDIVRFNTMARGYSRSNTPLKAISLFITAISHGLLPDHYSFPSLLKACAIAQALHEGNQLHALAIKLGLTQNVYVSPTLINMYTQCHDLDAARRVFSNILDPCVVSYNAIITCYSRSSRPNEALSLFREMQRKKLEPTHVTMLTVLSSCALLGALHLGKWIHQYVKKKGFDKFVKVNTALIDMYAKCGSLDDAISVFQRMSVKDTQAWSAMIVAFAIHGQAQKAISMFQEMGKARIQPDEITFLGLLYACSHSGLVEEGCHYLYSMNADYGIIPRIKHYGCMVDLLGRAGRLDEAYKLIDELPIKPTPILWRTLLSACSSHGNIELAKQVMERILELDDSHGGDYVILSNLCARAGRWEDVDSVRKLMIDSRVVKIPGCSSIEVNNEVHEFFSGDVSTALHRAVDELMKELKMVGYVADMSLVFHADMNDEEKEISLRYHSEKLAIAYGLLNTSPGTTIRVVKNLRVCGDCHSAAKLISCIFDRQIILRDVQRFHHFKDGRCSCGDYW; encoded by the coding sequence ATGAATATGATGGCATCAAACCATTCATATGAGCATCTTCATCCTCTTTCTCTTCTACCCATATCCACTTCTCTCAACCAAGTGAAGCAAATTCAGGCCTTCACCATCAAATCCCAGTTTCATAATGACGCCCACATTCTACCTAAGCTCATCGATTCCTGCACTCAAAACCCCTCTCCCTCTTCCATGGATTACGCCCAGCAGCTGTTCGACCAAATTCCCCAACCAGACATCGTCCGTTTCAATACCATGGCCCGTGGCTATTCCCGATCCAACACCCCTCTCAAAGCCATTTCCCTCTTTATTACAGCTATATCTCACGGCCTTTTACCTGATCACTACTCTTTCCCTTCTCTACTTAAAGCTTGTGCTATTGCTCAAGCCTTACACGAAGGTAATCAATTGCATGCCCTTGCCATCAAACTTGGCCTTACTCAAAATGTTTATGTATCTCCTACTCTAATTAATATGTATACTCAATGTCATGATCTCGATGCAGCTCGAAGAGTGTTTTCTAATATATTGGATCCTTGTGTTGTTTCCTATAATGCTATCATAACTTGTTACTCTCGAAGTAGCAGGCCCAATGAGGCATTATCATTGTTTCGTGAAATGCAAAGGAAAAAACTTGAGCCTACTCATGTTACTATGCTTACTGTTTTATCGTCTTGTGCTCTGCTCGGAGCATTACACCTAGGGAAGTGGATACATCAATATGTTAAGAAGAAGGGTTTTGATAAATTTGTCAAGGTAAATACTGCACTTATTGATATGTATGCCAAGTGTGGGAGCTTGGATGATGCCATTTCAGTCTTTCAGAGAATGTCTGTCAAAGATACCCAGGCTTGGTCAGCTATGATTGTGGCTTTTGCAATTCATGGCCAGGCTCAAAAAGCTATATCCATGTTTCAAGAAATGGGAAAAGCAAGAATACAACCGgatgaaatcacatttttggGACTATTATATGCATGTAGTCACAGTGGGTTAGTAGAGGAAGGTTGCCACTACTTGTATAGTATGAATGCCGACTATGGAATTATTCCTAGGATCAAGCATTACGGGTGTATGGTGGATTTGCTAGGCCGAGCTGGTCGCTTGGATGAAGCTTATAAGTTGATAGATGAATTGCCAATCAAGCCTACACCCATACTCTGGAGAACTCTATTATCCGCTTGTAGTAGTCATGGCAATATAGAACTAGCAAAACAGGTGATGGAGCGAATCCTTGAACTAGATGATTCTCACGGTGGAGATTATGTGATATTATCGAACTTGTGTGCAAGAGCTGGAAGATGGGAAGATGTGGATTCTGTAAGAAAGTTGATGATTGATAGTAGAGTGGTGAAGATTCCTGGATGTAGCTCGATAGAGGTAAATAATGAAGTACATGAATTCTTCTCTGGGGATGTTTCAACAGCTTTGCATCGGGCAGTGGATGAGTTGATGAAAGAATTAAAAATGGTTGGTTATGTGGCTGATATGTCTCTAGTGTTTCATGCTGACATGAAtgatgaagagaaagaaattaGTCTTAGATACCACAGTGAGAAATTAGCCATAGCTTATGGGCTCCTTAACACAAGTCCTGGAACAACAATCCGTGTGGTGAAGAATCTCCGTGTTTGTGGGGATTGCCATTCTGCTGCAAAACTTATATCATGTATATTTGATAGGCAAATAATACTTAGAGATGTCCAAAGGTTTCATCATTTCAAAGATGGGAGATGTTCTTGTGGGGATTACTGGTAG